The nucleotide sequence AGCAGTGGACACAATGTTGATGGTCAGCAGAATAAACACTAACACAGGCTGAATGTATTCCAGTCCTGTTACAGGCTGCTGCTGGCGGTGAAATTCAAAacaggtattattattatttttgtttcttgaagaaaaaataattctCTCTGGGATGTTCGCCACAATCACAAAAATCCAAATGAGCACAGCAGATTTCCAGGCGTTGGAAGTGGTTCGCAGATGGCGTGTCCTCAGAGGATAAACTACAGCCAGCAGCCGATCTATGCTGATGAATGTGATGAAGATGGAGCTTGAGCGGATGTTGTTGACAAAGAGCATTGTAATCCAGGAGCATGCAGTGAAGCTCAGAGGCCAGGTACCTGTGGCATAAAAGTAGACCCTCATGGGCAGGGAGATGACCAGCAGCAGGTCTGAGATGGCCAGGTTGACCATGAAAACAACACTGGGGGATTTGAGGCTGTGGCGGCGAAGCAGAATCCACAGTGCCACAGCATTGAGAGGCAAACCCAGCACCATAACAGATCCAAAGCCCACAGCATAACCCGGCTGTGGCCCGGTTGTATTCACACTGTTGTTCATGTCTACCTGATGAGAAAAGCTCTGCACATGTGTGCTTTACTGAACACTGACGCAGAGCAAATTACACATTagttcctccttctgctctttATGTGCAGGAAACCTGTGTGACTCAAAACACGAACTGTGGTCACTCTGACGTTcatataaaataagaaatgtatatTTGGTATGTTTAGTGCAAAATGTAATACCttgtaaagatatttttttaatcatatgaACTTGGTAGTTTGCAGGTAACTGACATTTATGGTCAACCAGTAAATTATCAAATGTTATGGTAACAGGTGTTTCCATACCAACTGAGCACACAAACCACAACTCTCACGTTCTTTGCTGAAAATGATCCAAGGTCTGAAAGTGAAaatctgaagaagaaaaacaaacctgaaCATTATAGTCATTAATATCAATATAGTAAGAAAATCTACCTAGTAGAGTGAGTAAATTACATCCTCACAGACAGTGCCTATCGTCAGCACTTAGGATGTGGGTAATGGTTGAGACATCACACAGGAAATTCTATTTTAATACTAACGATAATCAAGATACTGGAGCTCAGTATAATGGGGGGTTCTTTTTCTTGTTGGAGGTAGACTGAATCTGAATTTAATATTTGCATCTATACTTAGTTTTTCTCGATTGCTAAGACACATTTCTTGAGATCCATTTCCAAGAACTCTAAACACAATTGCATCACTGCACACTCATCTTCACGAACCTCAAATTTTCACGTCAAAACCATGTATTATCATATCTAAACTAAACTTGCCTTCAGACATCACACAAAACTGAGCTGAATTTACTCTTGTGAAAACCTGTTACTGTTAAGAATAATGGCGCTTATGGGTTTTTCCCAGAACAACTTCTTTACAAGATTAACACAATATAAATTTGAGCATGTGGGAACAGCTTGCCCGTGTTTATGTGCTAATGCAATGTGAACATATAGAATATTACCAGCTTTATCTTTAAATACTGCCCACCTCTtgtataaccctaaccctttacaAACGAGCCTAAAACCCAGTCTTGTATTGAATGATTGACCTCATATGAATTTAACAacctatgtatttattcatcctCAGTTCTTgtcatccatctatctatatgtCATTCTTACATCCTTGTGCAGTTTCCCCATCTGGTGTACGGAGCTGTGGCCTCCTCCGCTCCTGTCAAGGCGAAGTTGGACTTCTCGGCCTACAGCAATGTAAACAGGCATAATATATGTGATATGCAAGTTCTCACTCACACATCTGTGATTACTTCTGTTTCAGATTGTTGGCTTGGGTCTGATGAATGAAGTGGTTGGTGGCTCAGGAAATGTATGAAGGCAGCCACCTGTCTGTGAATGATTTGAAAGACATGATACGtgttacaatttttttttaattccccCTGTTCTTCTTCCTGCAGTGTCTTGCTATTGTGCAGAAAGCCTTTGTTGCTTTAGAGGCAGCACTGATGGGCCCTGGACTTTGGCTGCTGTCAGTTTACAGAGAATCCTGATGATCAGGTGATGGCTTTggtttttttgagttttttttagaggagaggttgttgttttttggaggATTTTAGATATTTTGAGTGTACAATAACTCTCTTATAATACACTTTCACTCTAGATTGAACTGATACAAAACTTGGCTGACATCTTCATGGGAACAGTGCATTACAATGAGGAAGGAGTGCTCATGTCTATGCAAGATGTCTGTGATTTTCTAACCAATATGAGGAAGAGATGAAAGCTTACAACCGCCTTGTTAAACTGGCGCAGGTATGGTGGACATACACAGTTTACATCCACCAGGTGTCCCTGTTGAGCTGTATGTACTCTTCAGTGAGCAACTTGTGGTTGGCCTGGATGTTAAATTGAACATCcagggcaacacacacacacacacacacacacacacacacacacacacacacacacacacacacacacacacacacacacacacacacacacacacacacacacacacacacacacacacacacacacacacacacatacacacacacacagagagagagaaacacacctTTGACATGTCCAGCCTGTGTAGAGAACACACAATGAAGAACCCACTTAAATATCTACTAAAATGAACTCATTAGACTGTTTAAACCAAtcccagaaaaacaacaaacatgtgaaaatgtaatgtaaagagTCTACAGTCATTCTAGCAGGTCTATGGGGCTGCTAAGCAACTAtaggcaactattttgataatcggtTAATCatgttgagacatttttaagaagaaaatgtccaatATCTTCTGATTCTTGCTTCAATGTGAATAATCTGGGTTTTTTAAAGTCGACtacaaactaaatatatttgggttgtggactgttggttgggacaaaaGAAGCTTTGGGAAGAAGttactgacatttttcaccattttatgacattttatagactaaacaactAGGCCTAAtagattaatcaagaaaataatcgaCACATCAGTCAATAATGGGAAATAaccattagttgcagctctttctctgtctgcactaaacttcatggcaatccatccagtagttgttgaatgcatttcactaaaaaacaaaaatttcaACCTCACTGTGGCGCtaggtgaaaaaaacaactaagcACCAGTCTAGTCTTTAATCATGGACAATCATCATGAGCATCCTCTATTTTTGAAATCTGTTGTAGGAAATGTCATGAACTGGTTGAGGCTTTCACATTTGACTTTACTGTCatgaaaaagcacaaaaaacaaaaaagaagctCTGGAGTTGGTATTCGTGTTGGTTATGTTCCAGTGAGCTTGCTGTTTTTGCACCAGTACCTCTTTACCTCTTGCAGAAGGGAACATACTTGCCTCAGACCTACATCCTCCATGAAGAGATGGTGGTGACCGGCAAAGTGCACAACATGCGTCAGCTGGGACCGTTCATCTACCGCCTGTGCAATGGGAAGGACACGTACCGCCTCAACCGTCACGTCTCCCGCAGACGTAAGTCAGGGGTTAAAAAGCTCATTAGTCGCCTGATAGATGGCTTGTGGAGTCGAGGATAGAGGGCATTAATGCTGCAAACTGTTGCCATCAGAAGATTAGCACGCATGGCACAAACTAACATCTCTACTTTCGTGGTGGAGACCGTTATCTGCGATGAAGCATAAGAAGGACGCccccacactctctctctctctctctctctctctttctctctctctctctctctctttctctctctttctctctctctctcacacacacacacacacacacacacacaaacatacacgtTTCCCCAGTAACTGTAGTACCCTCCCATGGATCATGTCTGAGTTGCACTTCACttgtgattttgatttgatgtcctttttgtaaaacttttcttttatttaacttcctgtctgtttttcttctttcttttctatttccCACGGGTAATACCACACACAGGCCCATAGTATCGTCACACCACAGTGATGCAAAAAACGTTAAGCAAACAGCAAATAAATTCATccacaatatttatatatagccTATACTATATTTTACATTAAGTGGTCACCCAATCACAACAGACAATACTACTAAAAGCCTTTTCCTGTGCCAAGTCAGAGATCAGGTGCTAAAAGTCCAGCTCCTTCATAGGCTCAGACTCGAGCCATCACAGAGAGCGCTGAAAGCTTCCTTACTGCAAATAAGAATTTATTCACggaactttaaaaaagaaaattgcagcctctttctcttccttttttttcctgctttcttttGGTTTCCCCACTGGGCTATTGGTTACAGCCGGCGCTGTCCATTTTCCGCTAAGTGATCATTTCCCCCGCACACCAGTTGATAAAATAACCACAGTGACATGCTGTGTCACGTTAACATCGTTAATAGCCCAGCCGTCtgagaaatgaaatgatgagACTTGCTTTTCTTTgcatgaaaacaacaataatgatcaACATCAGGAGAGTGTGCCTATTTCTGAGGAGCCGGACCAAAAAAAGATGATCTGGTGTTGGATGTGAATTGCCTCCTAAATTGTTGTACTCCTGGTCAATGGCTTTGACCTCAATCTACATGTCAACTGGGCCAAATCCATCTGATAATGAAGACAACTGTGAGATGTGGTTGAGAACTCCAGAAAGAAGCTTGTAAGTGGACTTTGAGTTAAGACTTTTGTCAAGCTGCTATTTTTGAGATCAAGAATGAACTcaactatttaaatgtttctatttctaAAGGTTTTATTTAACTTGAAAACATGTGTATGCCATTGTTAAATAGTCAACAATATAATACAgctatttctttaaaaacaattacaaattaacatacagtattatcTTACTGACATCTCGTGGTATCTTGCCATTAACTTGTTGCAGAGGTGAACAGACCTTTatttaaaatccaaaaaaaacaggcacacacattcTGGAAACACTTGAATTTTTATTGAAAAGTTTTATTACTGCAAgcacataaaacaaaagaagTTCTATTCACCTTCATTGTATTGAGAAATCACAGAGATGGATATTTCAGTAACTTTGATAACTAAATTAACTTTCAaggttcattcttgaccttgaaAAGCACgtgtgacaaaataatctcaactcaaaggTACACTTACACACTGTATTCTGACCTCTCAGCTACCCGAGTGCAGAATGTCAGTCTAACAAGTGGTTGTAGTAGTGAGTGGAGCGTTgagtttttaaaattattttgtcaCACCAAAACCAactgtgttgctgttttttggtGAACTGACCTTTAAAAtgtgtacaaaatgttttgactgttttgaaagCTGTCTTGATGATGTGCAGTACATTTCCATGATTCCAACATGAAACGATTTTGGTAAGCCACAGAAAAAGATTTTCTTATCTTGACTTGAGGTTCTACCATCACCATTGTTGCAAATAATGCACATGTGGTTGCAGAAAAGTTTCCATACATGCTCTTCCAGTGAACATGCTTTGTTTAGCAAAAAGATACAGTATGAGTGTGTCAATTTCTGGGCCACTATAACAGATTAATTAACCatgagtgaaaaatgtaattttctgacgTGGATTATGGCCTCTATGCTGTGAAATTATTCTCTGTAAGGTATTGCCTAAGTAGTTCTAATTTCATCATCCTTATCTGGCTCTTGCATCATACCCCTTTGCTATACCACAGCTATCAGGACGTTCACATTATATTTGGGTTCCCACATCTGATGGGTGTGGGTTGGAGATGAAAGCAGATAACCATGGCCTCATTTGACAGGGCAACATTTAATATTAGGTCAATATAAAGCCAGACAGAGATGATACTCAGTATAGACTACTCTGCCAATTGTCAATTCATTTGCAGTGTTTACTTTTGGATCATTTCAAATCTGCAGATGAGGTAATCTAGATCTTTACAGTGTGCTGCAGGCTTACACCGACTGCCTTCCATCCAGCAAGGCTTAGGACTCAAAGGCTGCTCTCTCATATCAAATGATTAATAACAGACAAGAACAGAGTCAAACTATGCAATTATGTAAAGCAAGCCAAGGATACAATGAATGATGAGAGAAGGAAGGTGTTGAGAACCATCACAAGAATTTGACCAGCTATCTTCATTTACAGCCCttccaaaaaaaaggaataaaagcaTACTTTTAAGTTCCAGTCACTAGCTTTGTAGTCCCTTgttgtgatgatgataataGATATAAAGTTCATCATGTCAAAGGAATAGTTCATTGTTGATCTTTGGGAGTGATGGTACCCAAATGTTGTTACTTTTGGACAGGACTAGAATCcacatcctcttttttcttccagaAGGAATCCAAACAAAAGTAGTACAACAGTGGATCCAGACAACAGTTCAGACTAGCAAGCCATATCAAAGACGGAAATTCTGGTGTCCAAATTATAATACCAATCGACACAGGCACGAAACATATGGTGAACATTACCAAGTTCATGGCAAAAATCAGCATGACATTCATCTTGTTGTTGATCCTTGTGGAGTCAGTGAGATGTCTGCGTAGAGTCCAAGACACCAAAGCAGTGGACACAATGTTGATGGTCAGCAGAATAAACACTAACACAGGCTGAATGTATTCCAGTCCTGTTACAGGCTGCTGCTCAAATTGAAAACAGGTAGGCGtagattcatttttgtttctttgagaAAAAATAATTCTCTCTGGGATGTTCACCACAGTCACAAAAATCCAAATGAGCACAGCAGATTTCCAGGCGTTGGAAGTGGTTCGCAAATGGCGTGTCCTCAGAGGATAAACTACAGCCAGCAGCCGATCTATGCTGATGAATGTGATGAAGATGGAGCTTGAGCGGATGTTGTTGACAAAGAGCATTGTAATCCAGGAGCATGCAGTGAAGCTCAGAGGCCAGGTACCTGTAGCATAAAAGTAGACCCTCATGGGCAGGGAGATGACCAGCAGCAGGTCTGAGATGGCCAGGTTGACCATGAAAACAGCACTGGGGGATTTGAGGCTGTGGCGTCGAAGCAGAATCCACAGTGCCACAGCATTGAGAGGCAAACCCAGCACCATAACAGATCCAAAGACCACAGCGTAACCCAGCTCTGGCCCGGTTGTATTCACACTGTTGTTCATGTCTACCTGATGAGAAAAGCGCTGCACACGTGTGCTTTACTGAACACTGACGCAGAGCAAATGACACATTagttcctccttctgctctttATGTGCAGGAAACCTGTGTGACTCAAAACAGGAACTGTGCTCACGCTGATgttcatataaaatacatttctattttgtaTGTTAAGAGCAAAATATAATACCTTGTTACTAcctacataaaaatatatatttttaatcaaactGACATTCATGGTTAACCAGTAAATTATTCATCAAATTTCATGGTAACAGGGATTTCCATATCAACAGTAGCAACTGATCACACAGCAAAGCACAACTTTCAGTTCCTTGCTGAATATGATCCATGGTCTGAAAGTGAAACtctgaagaaaaataaacccTGAATCTTATAGTGATTGTCAGTATATTGAGAAAATTATTTGGGTAATGGTTGAGACATCACACAGGACATTGCATTGTAACACTAAAGATAATCAAGATGCTTGAGCCATGTAAGAATATTGCATCTAAACTAAACTGTTAAAACCTGTCAATGCAATGACACTTATGGGTTTTCCTCAGAACAACTTCTTTACAAGATTAACACAATATAAAGACACATCATGTATACATTAGAACATTTGTGCAATTGTAGCACAAACAGCACAGGCAGAGTTGGTAGTGACCTTTATTGCAGTTCAATAGCAGGTTTGATGGGTAACAGGGAACATGCAGTATGGCTGATTggcagagtggagcagaggtggGGTGAATGGAAAATGACCAGAACAGCAGGTCGGGAGGAGAATAGACTGACAATACTATTCATTTGTTTTGCCAATAACATTTTGTAGGGAAGCATTAATTGCTGCTGGGATTATGTTTCTTTGCAATGTCTTTTCAGCACTTGAGGTGAAATAGGAGGTGGTCAGGGTGGATAGTGAACGTACAAAGCACACGTTTGTCACCACGTACTGCGGCTCACATCCTGAGACTGTGTGTAGTTAGCATTAATAACCTTGGTTAAGGTTATGaaagattttcatttcagtcaaatgttaataaagtaaacattgaagctcccaatgcaggtaatTCACTAGACTATAAGTGGATTTTGTATCACACAAATGGATATTGTAGGGGGAAAATGATTACATTGATTATGTTTTCAGTGACAATTTGCAACTTGGCAAATATCATCAAGAAAtaaagtgttgttttaaaatgtcgTAGCAGTAAAcctaatttctaggagacaggattgtttttcaaaatgtcaaactattcctttagaTAAGATCAAGATaacagtgtttgtttctgtgagGGAAATTGAGGCACAGTTTAGAGATGATGTACATCATGAGTgaggtttttgtgttttttttttattgtcaacactatcacacagtgtgtgtgtgtgtgtgtgtgtgtgtgtttgtgtgtgtgtgtgtgtgtgtgtgtgtgtgtgtgtgtgtgtgtgtgtgtgtgtgtgtgtgtgtgtgtgtgtgtgacagtccTTCTCATTGTTTGAACACACTGATGCggcacaggaggaggaaaagacTAAATCTGCTACTGTAACTTAACTACTTCAAAAAAAGCCATTACAGGgcagagagatcacattacatCACAAAGCTGACGCTCTTTTTCTGCTGAGCAGTTTATATatggcgcacacacacatacacacacacatacgcatagTGTTACTCTGTGCTCATGATATGCCACATGCAAAGCATAATCATGCACAGGTCATTTTTCAGAGATCACCTGATTATGCAGCATCTTCCAAGCAGTATATATAGAGAGGAGGAGTGGTGGAGGTcctcctgcagcctggatgTACATTAAGTTTACCTTGAAGTCTCCTTATTTGGTGGTAAAGATGCTTTTGTCATCAACACGCTTTTTCATCCTTCTGCTCTTCTTGAACTTTATTGACGCTGGTGAGTTAATGCTGACTGTTACTTCTCGATTTATGTTTGATTCATCCATTGTCCTGAAATCGATTACTTCAGAGCTTTATAATCatcaaaatttgaaagaaatatACAGGACTCGCCAAGGTTGTTGAAAAGCTGAAATCATACTGGAAgctggaagagaaaaaacaaaacagatgctGGTGGTGACAGTTACTCTCTTGGGAAACTAATATTCCATGCTGAGAGTTCCTGAAATAGATGATTGATTTCAAAGGATTAGTTTACAGTATTTTGTCAGATGACACAAACATTAACACCtgtgtaaaatataaacattatgaTAAATCCACATAGGAGTCCTCTTATAGAATTAGTTTGATCTTCTCAGCTCCAGTATTGCATAGAGGCCAGCAGGTTTGCTGTGATGGCTTGCATCATGCAGGACTGATCAGGCTATTTTTCAATGGCAGGCCGGATTCTGAGGAAGATCAAGGAGCGTGTGCGTAACCTCCAGCTGCAGAAAGTCAAGCAGCATCTCCTGATGAAGACAGCCAGTGGTCACCAGCCTCTCCAGCGTGTGAGGGAGGGCAAGATTCACCAGCAGCTCAACCACTTCAGCCAACAGGACATTAGCACCTTTCCTCAGGTacataaaaactttaaacatttatgtTTCAAAGAATCCCCTCATCGAGTGTTAGTGCACAAAGCAGATTATGACATGATGAAGACCTGATGTTTGTGGGATAAAAAGGTAACTTACATTTGAACTCCTCTCTGTGATCTTATAACCTACACAAaggcaacattttatgtaaagcatcaaataaaatgctatttctatttttctttcattatctTTCTAATGCAGTAAAATTGATAAAACAGTTTATCAGCTCCAAAAATGGAGCTGCAGTAAAAATAATCCACTAAACTGTGCTGCAGTGAATGTGCTTCATCCAGAGAAATCTAAACCAGCTGAACCTTTTCACCTCCCCAGCTCCAGCAGACACTGACAAGGTGATGTTTCCTGACAGCATGTATTGTTATGTATTAGCTCATTTAGCTCTCACTCCATTAGATGCTGCCAATGTGCAAATTTGTCCATTGCAGTGTTAAATAAAGGATTACTCGCACTGAGGCTGTGAATGCGCACTGCTGCtggtttgtgtgaatgtgaataaaacctttcattctttctctttttttctatttttctttccccTATTCTATCTGTCTTTCGTTTTCCCAGAGGTTCTTTGTGAATGAGGAGTACTGGCAGCGTCCTGATGGTCCAGTGTTTCTCTTCATTGGAGGAGAAGGGCCCATCTTTGAGTTTGATGTTCTGGCAGGTGCATGAGGATGCATCACGTaccacacattttcaaacagcAGACTTGTCAAACAGATGAgatacaaaaaaacccactctGACTCACACTCAGATTTTAGATATGAAAGTGGAAACAATGTATGTGAGGCATCATATCTTGTGTCAGTAAGATGACTCATTCGCAAGcatattttttcatctttcctGCTTCTTTCCTGCCCTACACTTTGATCTCTCATAACACATTCCCTTACACCATATACATCATTCATTTCTTTGTATGTTCCCATCACTTTTCCATAATTTTGAATAACAATATTACCATTTTCATAACATTTCTTCAAACTCAGATCTCTAGGAAATATAGAACATTTCTGGCCTGGTTGTGAGGGAAAATCATATTGTTGTCCATCATCACCCCATCACACATTTTTACCTTCTTTAAAACTTGCACTCTCTTTTTATCTCCTTATATACTGTAGTCACACTTCAAAATTGAACCTTGCTGCACACTGAATCTTATCTGCTTTACCCATGCTATGTTTTCCCAGGTCACCATGTTGACATGGCTGAAGAACATGGGGCTCTGCTGTTGGCTCTGGAGCACCGTTTCTATGGTGACAGCATCAACCCTGATGGCCTCAAAACGGAGAACCTGGCAGACCTGAGCAGCCAGCAGGCGTTAGTGTTGGCTCTCTataccattgtgtgtgtgtgtgtgtgtgtgtgtgtgtgcgtgtgtgcgtgcgtgtgtgtgtgcgtgtgtgcgtgcgtgtgtgtgtgcgtgcgtgcgtgcatgcgtgcgtgcgtgtgtgtgtgtccatatatggtaaaaatgtgtctttcacaCACTTTTCACTCCCTCACTTTCTCTTCCTCATTACAtttcctccccttctctctgtttatttatattgcatgtGAAATCTTGTTATGAgtcaacaactttttttttttttttttaaagatcaagCACTTGTATCAGAGGTTTCCCAACATCCTGTAAATTACAGACAATACCCTACCAATCAGATTCAAGTATACTTAACAGCCTTGCCTCAGTACATTTCATAGAAATGGAGCTATAAGCTACTCTAAAAAAGTTCATATAAAACTGGAACACATGTCTCTCTTTCCATACTCATTCAATTactttgtgtatatatataaatgtgtgaaagCTATTGTGGTTTCTTTCTATGTCTCCCTTTCTGTTTGTATAACTGTGTATGgatgaattcatattttttgtcataCACCCAAAAATGCTCATCCTATATAGTCTCACAAAGTACCTACATGCGCAAAAGAAAATAAGCCAATACCTTGTATATGTGTCAAGCACACTTGATAAGCATCCAACAAAAACTGAGCTAAGTTAGACAGATTGTAAGTTAACATGTACTGTAACCTGCATTCACCTGTGTCAAGAATTgaatttttgtgtttcttcctttttgCTTCAGACTAGCAGACTTGGCAGTGTTCCACAAGTACATCAGTCAAAGCTTCAATCTGAGCAGCAAGAACACTTGGATCAGCTTTGGAGGGTCCTACTCTGGAGCTCTGTCCGCCTGGTTCAGAGGAAAGGTGCAGACCTGGACCCAGAAATGACGTAAAATCTGTATAGGGCTGAAGGCTCCTCCTCACTTATGTTGTCTGACAAATATGAAGATTTTAAGAGATTATGCTGTTTAAAGAATGAAGGAATctttgaatgtga is from Scomber scombrus chromosome 5, fScoSco1.1, whole genome shotgun sequence and encodes:
- the LOC133980536 gene encoding lysophosphatidic acid receptor 6-like, yielding MNNSVNTTGPQPGYAVGFGSVMVLGLPLNAVALWILLRRHSLKSPSVVFMVNLAISDLLLVISLPMRVYFYATGTWPLSFTACSWITMLFVNNIRSSSIFITFISIDRLLAVVYPLRTRHLRTTSNAWKSAVLIWIFVIVANIPERIIFSSRNKNNNNTCFEFHRQQQPVTGLEYIQPVLVFILLTINIVSTALVSWTLRRHLTDSARINNKMNVMLIFAMNLVMFTICFVPVSIGVIIWTPEFPSLIWLASVNCCLDPLLYYFSLDSFWKKNEDSVQREHNLGFITPKDQQLTIPLT
- the LOC133980137 gene encoding lysophosphatidic acid receptor 4-like produces the protein MNNSVNTTGPELGYAVVFGSVMVLGLPLNAVALWILLRRHSLKSPSAVFMVNLAISDLLLVISLPMRVYFYATGTWPLSFTACSWITMLFVNNIRSSSIFITFISIDRLLAVVYPLRTRHLRTTSNAWKSAVLIWIFVTVVNIPERIIFSQRNKNESTPTCFQFEQQPVTGLEYIQPVLVFILLTINIVSTALVSWTLRRHLTDSTRINNKMNVMLIFAMNLVMFTICFVPVSIGIIIWTPEFPSLIWLASLNCCLDPLLYYFCLDSFWKKKEDVDSSPVQK